One genomic window of Glycine max cultivar Williams 82 chromosome 16, Glycine_max_v4.0, whole genome shotgun sequence includes the following:
- the LOC100499661 gene encoding DNA-directed RNA polymerase II subunit 4-like: MSGEEEENAAELKIGDEFLKAKCLMNCEVSLILEHKYEQLQQTSDDPMNQISQVFEKSLQYVKRFSRYKNPDAVRQVREILARYQLAEFELCVLGNLCPETVEEAIAMVPSIKSRGRAQDDEAIEKMLNDLSLIKKFE; encoded by the exons ATGTCCggggaagaggaagaaaacGCCGCAGAGCTCAAAATTGGAGACG AGTTTTTGAAGGCAAAGTGCTTAATGAACTGTGAAGTTTCATTGATTCTTGAGCACAAGTATGAGCAGCTTCAACAGACATCTGATGATCCCATGAATCAAATTTCTCA ggTATTTGAAAAGTCACTGCAGTATGTGAAACGTTTCAGTCGCTATAAAAATCCTGATGCTGTCAGACAAGTTCGAGA AATTCTCGCAAGATATCAATTGGCTGAGTTTGAG TTGTGTGTCCTTGGCAACCTTTGCCCAGAAACTGTGGAGGAAGCTATTGCTATGGTTCCATCTATCAAG TCAAGAGGACGAGCTCAGGATGATGAAGCAATCGAGAAAATGTTAAATGACCTGTCGTTGAttaagaaatttgaataa